A stretch of the Capsicum annuum cultivar UCD-10X-F1 chromosome 10, UCD10Xv1.1, whole genome shotgun sequence genome encodes the following:
- the LOC107845188 gene encoding arabinogalactan protein 21 encodes MEAMKMNILLMVVLVAMFEIQNAYAADEPAPAPAPTSDASVFVPTVFASLVALAFELLF; translated from the coding sequence ATGGAGGCAATGAAGATGAATATTTTGTTGATGGTCGTGTTGGTAGCTATGTTCGAAATTCAGAACGCATATGCAGCGGATGAGCCTGCACCTGCACCTGCTCCGACCTCAGATGCCTCAGTATTCGTACCAACCGTTTTCGCTTCTCTTGTAGCTCTTGCATTTGAACTTCTCTTCTAG